In Symmachiella dynata, the following are encoded in one genomic region:
- a CDS encoding DUF5684 domain-containing protein, with protein sequence MNDFSYAVTFAQEGGDEAIGVVFLIVYFALIIVAIAGMWNVFIKAGKPGWGSIIPIYNMILLLEIAGKPIWWLILLFIPFVSIVIAILVVIDVGKNFGKGLGFGLGLAFLPFIFYPILGFGDAQYQPVTAN encoded by the coding sequence ATGAATGATTTCAGCTACGCAGTGACATTTGCTCAAGAGGGTGGCGACGAAGCTATTGGGGTGGTCTTTTTGATCGTGTACTTTGCTCTCATCATCGTTGCGATTGCGGGGATGTGGAATGTGTTTATAAAAGCGGGCAAGCCTGGCTGGGGATCGATCATCCCTATTTATAATATGATCTTGTTGTTGGAAATTGCGGGCAAACCAATTTGGTGGCTCATTCTGTTATTTATCCCCTTTGTGAGCATTGTCATTGCGATTCTCGTCGTCATTGATGTGGGGAAAAACTTTGGCAAGGGGTTAGGTTTCGGTTTGGGATTGGCGTTTCTACCCTTCATTTTCTATCCCATCCTAGGTTTCGGCGATGCTCAGTATCAGCCGGTTACAGCCAATTAA
- a CDS encoding HDOD domain-containing protein has translation MVDWTELRKSLIGEPEKSAIPTRVKVPILPLAVMKFNRRAEDPQVTAVELGKIIETDSGLTAALLRHINSAAVGLSQKATSAQQAVGLLGFRETSLYLVAKAMERSMQGRESKLINLRNFWAGNLERAIFAREVARLLGADQDLAFSAGMLQDFLLPALTNDMFTSYYGFTETQRERPRELVAFEEKSFGWNHALAAGQIMYGWEFPDDLICCVVLHHRGLKLFNDPQLRTTAAAAVAASSLMPDPLKQIPSGLDQLVKLGKKWKAFDLVKIADLVDREFAELSPVDNSQFSFRRYCQKALAV, from the coding sequence ATGGTCGACTGGACCGAACTGCGAAAATCGCTCATTGGTGAACCCGAAAAGTCGGCGATCCCCACACGCGTTAAGGTACCGATCCTGCCGTTGGCAGTGATGAAGTTCAATCGTCGTGCGGAAGACCCGCAGGTAACGGCGGTTGAGCTGGGAAAAATCATTGAAACCGACTCGGGATTAACCGCGGCGCTGTTGCGGCACATCAATTCGGCCGCGGTGGGACTGAGCCAAAAAGCGACCTCAGCGCAGCAAGCGGTCGGCCTGTTGGGGTTTCGCGAAACCTCGTTGTATTTAGTCGCCAAGGCCATGGAACGCTCGATGCAAGGCCGCGAGTCGAAGCTGATCAATCTTCGCAACTTCTGGGCGGGAAATCTCGAACGGGCAATTTTTGCGAGGGAAGTCGCGCGGCTGTTAGGAGCCGATCAAGACCTAGCTTTTTCCGCCGGCATGCTGCAGGATTTCTTATTGCCCGCGCTGACCAACGACATGTTCACCAGTTACTACGGGTTTACGGAAACACAACGGGAGCGGCCGCGCGAGTTGGTTGCATTTGAGGAAAAATCATTCGGCTGGAATCATGCCCTGGCCGCCGGCCAAATCATGTATGGCTGGGAATTCCCCGACGACTTAATCTGTTGCGTCGTATTGCATCACCGCGGACTGAAATTGTTCAACGATCCGCAACTCCGCACCACAGCTGCGGCAGCCGTAGCCGCATCGTCCCTGATGCCTGACCCGCTGAAGCAAATTCCCAGCGGGTTGGACCAACTGGTAAAGCTCGGCAAAAAGTGGAAGGCCTTTGACCTGGTCAAGATCGCCGATCTCGTTGATCGGGAATTTGCCGAGTTGTCCCCGGTGGACAACAGCCAATTCTCATTTCGCCGCTACTGTCAAAAAGCGCTGGCTGTGTGA
- a CDS encoding class I SAM-dependent methyltransferase, producing the protein MSKVAQRGALIELIRDHFGQPQKGAQIGVCDGKTSEALLGSFGRLELLMIDKWSDQKDCRPAIQNTSRFSSRRQIFSCPTCHPKALELAPTAGLDFVIIDAGHLKNSYFRSMQDWFDKVKLGGLFCGCDYGKSDQPGVIEAVQRWAKKMGRGKADKFHVTKLGHVWWTTRVAE; encoded by the coding sequence ATGAGTAAGGTGGCCCAGCGCGGGGCGCTCATCGAACTGATTCGTGACCATTTTGGCCAACCTCAAAAGGGGGCCCAGATCGGTGTCTGCGATGGCAAAACCTCGGAAGCGTTGTTGGGAAGTTTCGGCCGATTAGAGCTGTTGATGATCGACAAATGGAGCGATCAAAAAGATTGCCGACCAGCGATTCAAAACACATCCCGTTTTTCATCGCGGCGACAAATCTTCAGTTGCCCCACCTGTCATCCCAAGGCGCTGGAATTGGCGCCCACGGCTGGGCTGGATTTTGTGATTATCGATGCCGGCCATTTAAAAAACAGCTATTTCCGCAGCATGCAGGACTGGTTTGATAAGGTCAAACTGGGCGGCCTATTTTGCGGGTGCGATTATGGCAAGTCGGACCAACCCGGCGTGATCGAAGCGGTGCAGCGTTGGGCCAAGAAAATGGGACGCGGCAAAGCGGACAAATTTCATGTCACCAAATTGGGACATGTTTGGTGGACGACCCGCGTTGCAGAGTGA